The stretch of DNA AACAATTTATTTCTGTTTTGGGTGCAGATAAAAGATGCTATCAAAGTTTAAGAGCAGAAAAAACCTTGGCATTTCGCGCATTGTTGGGAGATTTTGCGGGATGAACCAAAATGGAATGATTATATGTTGGAGTGTAGCAAGCCTAAGCAAACAGAGAAGGATAACCAGGCAACTCAACCCTTGGACACTACCCCTGCACCAATACCTACTGCCGGTGCACCTATTGAACGACCAGAAGGGCGTGACAGCGTGAAGAAACGTCGAACATCAGTAGAAGAGTCCTCATCTAGTGTTGCCGTAGAGATGTTAGAGAAGATACATGTGAGAGGTCAGCAGATGGATGAATTGGAAGCAAAACAGAAGGAGGAGTTGATTGATATCGAACAAGCCAAGTTTGATATGCAGCAGAAAGCATTGTTCGCGAAGATTGAGCAGGGCGACAAGAAACTTGAGCTCCAGAGGGAGATTTCTCGTGACAAGAAGGAGATTTCTCGGGAACAGATCAAACTTCAAAGGGACATTATGGAGACAACTAGGTTCCAGACAGAAGCCCAAATCATATTCACTCACCTGAATTCATGGCATCCTGCTGTTCGTTCCTGGATTACCAAGAAGCAGAGGGACATTTTGATCAAGGAAGGTATAAACCCAGATGAAGTTGAGTCCGCTTCTGGTGCTAGTACCCAACACCAACAGTCCATCAGGGGACAACTAGCTTCTGTTAATTCTTTGCTTCTGTTAAAACTGATGTACTGTATGAAATTATTTGTTTGATTTGGACACCTATTTGTTTGCTTTGAGAAATATTGTAATGTATGAAATTGTTTGCTTGATCTGGACACATATTTGTGTACTTTCTTCATTAGATCTTGGTTCACAAATACATGCTACCATCTACAACACTACTTGCAGGGATTCATTAGACCTTGGTTCTCCCAGCAACAAAAGACATCCAGCTGATGTAATTCACAAATACATGCTACCATCTACACTACTTGCAGGGAATCATTATCTTGGTTCTCCGAGCAACAAAAGACATCCACCTCATGCATACAGAAACAAATACCAACAGGTGCATACTAGTGTCGAGATCGGCGTGCATATGGCCCTAATTCATTGCCTTTTAACATCCAATGATGCTCAATTAGATCTTGTTGCAGGCGGTGGGATGTAGGGCGGTCCTGGATCTCGCGGCATGCGGACATGAAGGTGTTTAGCTCGGCAACATTCCTGTCCCTTCGAATTGGTGGATCATTGGGTTCAGCAAACTCGTCCTCATCCAGCTCCCTGTCTCGCTCGATGATCATGTTGTGAAGAATGATACATGCTCACATAATCGTGTTCATGTCCTGAGCACTCCACAGTCGGCCAGCTTGTTGAATTATCCGAAACTTCGAGCGAGGACACCGAAACAACGTTCAACATCCTTTCTTGCAGCTTCTTGGGCCTCGGCAAATGTCTTATCCTTGGGACTGATAGCTTCACTCTTGGTTTTCACAAAGGTCGCCCAATCGGGATATATCTTGTCCGCGAGGTAATACCCCATGTCGTAATTATGGTTGTTCACTGAAAATTCAACTTTGTGAGTTCTTCCATTGGCAAGATCATCAAAAACAGGGGAGCGATCCAAAACATTGAGATCGTTGCAAGACCCCGGCATTCCGAAAAATGCATGCCAAACTCGCAAGTCCTTAGTTGCAATAGCCTCAAGAACAACAGTTGGTCGGCCCTTCCTTCCAATGTATTGGCCATGCCAGCCTACCGGACAAGATCCCCCCTCCCAATTCATGCAATCGATACTTCCAATCATCCCGGGAAAACCTCTAGCTTTATTTTCTTCAAGAATCCGCTTCAACTCAGCCTCTTTAGGTGGTCGTAGGTACTCTTCCTCGAACATGGCAATGACAGTTCTTGCAAACTCCTTAACGCACTCCAAAACAGTGCTCTCGGCCATGGCATAACCGTCATCAAGTGTGTCGGCTATACTTCCATACGCAAGCATTCGCATAGCGACAACACACTTATGCTTTCCATGAAATCCCATTTGGCCAAGACCATCAGGTTTCTGTCGAAAATACTCATTGTTCGCAGCAAGCATTTGGTAGATCATATCGAACAAGCTTCTTTTCATTCGGAAACTGCATCAAGCAAACAACCCAATTATGAAAACAATAGCTACACTACTTGAGCTTCAATTCAATAGAAAGAAGGACATTCGCTGCTTTACCGGCGCCGGAATGTGGTGTCGTCGAACAGCGGCTCCGACGCGAAGTAACATCGAACAAGCTCAGCCCAAGCGCCTTCCCTGTCTCTCCGACGAACCTTGTGCTCTGGGACCGAACCACCCCATTTCCGATGTCGGCGCGTCGTCGCCAAGACAGCAGCATGAGTAGCTGCGGCTTGCAGGCGGAGCCTCCTCTTGCGCGAACTTGAGAAAAAAATCTGAAACTCTGCAGAACGCCGACATGGTGGGGGACTGGGGGAAGAACCTGACGATGCAAACCGAAATGTGAGTGAACTAGTGCAATACAATCACACCGGCTACAGCAATGGAGCGAGGGAAGGAGTACCTTCATTCCCGGAGCGTGCGGCGCTGCGCtccgccacctccgccaccaaCGCGTTGCCCTACCTGCGCGCGTCGATTTGGGGCGGAGGGAAATGTCCCTGCTTTGCCGCCAACAGGTTTCGGTGGGCCAGACAATGTTTTTTGCCTCTCACGATTGGAGGACCGGCAGTGCAAAGCAGGCCGGCAAAATGGCCCAACCAGCAAACGGCGAAATGCATGGCCGATATGCCTCGCGCCGATTGGAGTTAGTCTAACGATGCACGATCATATTTGCTAGTAAAAAGATAGAAAAAAAGTCTATTTTCATCTCTTAAGTATTGCAAGAGTGTGATATTCATTCTTCATGGTTCATTTGGTGCAAATCAATCCCTTAACTAATTAAATAGGTGCATTTATTATCCCACCTTAGTTTAATAATGGTTTTGTTATATAATATCAGTTTGGGTCATGTAATTATCTACTAAATCATTGCGTAGATATTTCCAATGTTGAGTCAATCTTGGTGTGAATCAATTCCGTTACTTTTTTTGATAAAATTTTTATGGGTGCACAATTTAGAGGATTTAGTGAATATTTTTATGGGCTTTGTATCTTCAACTCGGTATATTACATTGCCAAGCAGGGGTTAGTCAGATGGCATAAATCATCATTAGATAGCACTAAACCATAACTAAACTAAGGTGGGGATGATAAATACATCGGTTTAGTTAGTTAAGATACTAGAAATTTCATTATTGTCAGTATTAATACGTAGAACGAGACTCTCTCTTTATTCTGTTCGATTAATCCATGATTCGCATCAAATAAAATACGAGGATGAATGTCACATTTTTTTAATTGAAAAATATACTTTTTTTCCAAAAAATAATAGAAATATGAATCTGAGAGGGACAGGGTGGGGCCAACATGTCAGTTGGCCCGATTTATTTCAAGCTTGCCTGCTCTGCCGGCCCCCACGACTCAGCCCGCAACCGCAAGCAAATTCGCATCGGCATCTCGCTCTCGCAAGGGGGGAGGGGGAAACTGGCTCCAACCCTAACCCTACCCTCTCCCGTCGCCATGGCCGCCGGCGGAGAGCCCtccccgtcgccgtcgccgctgccgcTCTCACCCGCCAAGCACTCTCGCTCGCCCGACGACGCCCAGCCCGACGCCTCCCCGAAGCGCCGCAAGCGCCACCATCAccgacgccaccaccaccaccgtcgcCACCGTCACGCCGACTCTCCGGTAGCCGTGGCGGCCGACgacgaggtagaggagggggagATACTCGACGATGCCGCCGCCGCTATGGACGTCGACGCTGATTCCGCCCCCCCACAGGCTTCCCTTGTTCCGGTACACCTCTTTGGTTTGACTTTAACTAGGCTGCAAGCTCTCTTGGTTACAGTCTAGTGTAGTATTTTCTAGTCACCCGGCTTGCCCTTCTATTCTGACTACGTCATCTCTGTTGCTCTCGAGGGCAACACATTTGGAGTTCTTATCACTGCCTTCCGGAAGCAACTACGTTTGTTTATTTGTACAAAAATtctttcccttttgcattcttATCTTGGTGCGTATTTCCACCTAGTATATGATAAGAAATCGAAATACATCTCTCTTGTTCTGGCACAGCATTCGAATCGGGAAATTAGAGGTGCAGGTCTTATTCAATTTTTGCAGCATAATTAGTACTGCTTGGGTATCATTTTTGCTGTTTCTCCATGCTGGTTAGCCTACTTACTGTTTGATGTCTTGCAATTGCAGGAGCGCCTTAACAATGGTGCTGATACAGACTCAAATGCAGATGCAACCAAGCTGCAAGCATCTGCTCTGCCTACCCTTCCATCCTCAAAAGACGGAAGGAAGTCACTTAACAGTGCCCCTGAGTCTGAAAGCGGAGGTATCCTTTCAAGTGATGCTGAGGACACCAAAGGGTATGAACAAAGCCAAAGCCTTTCGAAATCTCCAAAATCtagaaaggagaaggaaaggaGGCACAGAGATGAGCGTCACTCTTCGTCATCTAAAGATTATCATTCCAAAAATCACTCTAGAACATCTCCTCACCCAAGGCATCACAGTGAAGCTCATCCAAGGGATCACTCGAGGTCTAGAGAGAAAAGTGATGGTGCTAATGGTTCTCGTGCAAGTCTTAGGGATGGTTCTGATCATGACAGCAATGATCGGAATGGGAAGTCTGGCAGACATACTACTAGCAGACAGGAGAATGAAAGGGAAAGGGGCAATATCCATCTTGTTCATGATAGACCTGGTGACAGACATGGTAGCCAGGAAAGGTATAGGGATGTCAGGATAGATAGAGACAAAGTTGATTCACTTGAAGCTACCCGTAGGCTCAGAGAAAGAAGCAGGAGTCGTAGTAGATCGGATCTAAGGGAAAGGGCTCGTGTTCGTGACCAAAGCCGGGAGAGGGAAAGACAGAGTGGTAGTTCAAGGCATAAAGATCATGAGAGGAAGAGGGATACAAGTAAAGATCGGCATAGAGAATCTGACAGGGTTGACAGTGTACGTGAaagggagagagtgagagatGATAGGGACAGGGACAGGGAATGGCATAGGGTTAAGGGAAGTGAAACTCGTAGAGCCAGAGAAGGACGGGACAACGTTACCGATATTGAGAGGCACAGGGATTCAACGCGCTCAAGATACAGCACATCTGAAGGTTACAAAGAGAGGGCTAGATCCAGGGAGAAAGATAGAGATGTTGACCACAAAAGTCGGAGGTCTGAAGAAATGAAGGAAAACTCTTTCAACAAGTAAGGCAGTTTTCACATGGCTAACTGATAACTAATTGACTAAGCTTCTTTCTATATATTGTTTTAATTTTCTGAATATTTATAGTTACTTCTTTTGTCTCAATATTAGGGAGGAAGACGAAGAGGAGTACCAAGAGAAAATTGAACAGCAGTTAGCTATGCAGGAAGAAGACGACCCTGAAAAAATTAAGGAGGAAGCAAGGAGGAGGAAAGAAGCCATTATGGCGAAGTACAGGCGGCAACAATCTCAGAAGCAGCATATGGAATCCAAACTAAGTAGCAATAATGAAGGTAACTTGATTAGATAATGTTGGGTTCACCTTACTGTGCTATGTCCAGATCAATTAGTTCCTACTGAAAGTTATACTGTTGCTTGTACAGAAGTAAGAGCAATGGATGGAGATGAAACTACGCATCTGAAAGATGATAATGATAGCAGCTCCACAGGCAATTATGAAGCTGAAAATAAGCATGATTCTTCAGAGGTTTTTGCTGGCAAAGCAGACTTCACTGTGGGGAAGTCTCCTGCTCACAATGACACTTTAGTTAGCACAGGAGCACTCAGTGATGAGAGGATGATAGGTGTTGCAGGTCTTGGAGAGGGTTCTCCCAAGGTAGTTGTTTTCTGCTAACCTGTTTGATAAAAATATGAATCCATATCGTCCTGAAAACTTATACTACATGTTCCAGAGTGAGAGATCAGCAGACATGTTTTGTGATGACATTTTTGGAGAATCACCTGCAGGCATTAGAAAATCGGTATGATTCCTATCCCTTCTACTAATTATCAAAGTGCCCCGATCAATAGGTCATGGGAGGGGATGCAACTTGATGCACATGCAAGTCTTTCTGAGCATGTATTATTTGCATGCCAAGCTAAACTGGTTAAGTTTCAAAGGAACATTGTTGCATGTTTGTTTTTCCCAATATTAGATACAAATGGTTTCCACGATCTCAAAATTACTTTTTTGGACAGGGCAAGGATGATGGTTTGCATATTGAGAGAAATGCTCTTCATGACAACTGGGATGATGCAGATGGGTACTACAGTAAGTTATGCTATCTTATGGTCATTTTCCTTCCTGTTTCTTTGTTTTTTCTGCGGTCAAACTTTGCTCATGTGTGTCCATTCATTCATTCTCTTGTTTCTGCGACTCTGCAGCTTACCGGTTTGGGGAATTGATGGATGGCCGTTACGAAATCACAGCAGCACATGGGAAGGGTGTGTTCTCAACAGTTGTGCGGGCAAAAGATCTTAAAGCTGGTAAAGATGATCCTGAAGAAGTTGCTATCAAAATTATTCGCAACAATGATACAATGTAAGTTAAGCTCCCTAGAGATTTTCCAGCAATATTTCTAGTATTGAAAATAAATAGGACTATTTAATTCAATATTTGATTATACAGGTACAAGGCTGGTAAGCAAGAGGTTTCAATATTGGAAAAACTTGCAAGTGCGGATCGCGAGGACAAACGCCACTGCGTGCGGTTTATTTCTAGTTTCATGTACCGGAACCATCTTTGCTTAGTTTTTGAATCTCTCAATTTGAATCTTCGTGAGGTATTAAAGAAATTTGGTCGTAATATCGGGCTTAAACTAACTGCGGTGAGGGCATATTCAAAGCAGCTCTTCATTGCCCTGAAGCACCTGAAGAACTGCAAAGTCTTGCACTGCGATATAAAGCCGGACAATATGTTGGTATGCCATTATGCAACATCTTTTTTGTAGCTATTGTATTATCATCAGTTATCTTCCTTTAATGGGAACTTTATACATtaaaactcaaattttattgCTATGCTGCCATTTCATCCTTCCAAGCACACAAGCGCTTTGTAACTATAAATACTATCTATTAAACACCCTTTCTAACTGTTTCTGTTAATTTGTATTTTAGGTGAATGAGGCTAAGAATGTGCTCAAGCTATGTGATTTTGGTAATGCTATGCTTGCTGGCATGAATGAGGTTACACCTTACCTTGTCAGTCGTTTCTATCGGGCACCTGAGATCAGTGAGTTCTTTCGTCAACTTAACCTTATTTCAGAATGTTCATTAGATGTTGTTTCTATTTTCTACTCGTGTTGTCTGTATACATGTTCTACGTCCAAATGCATTGTACCTAACATGTTCTTTTCTTGCAGTTCTTGGGTTACCCTATGACCATCCATTAGACATGTGGTCAGTTGGCTGCTGTCTATATGAGCTTTACACCGGGAAAGTCTTGTTCCCAGGTCCATCAAACAATGCCATGCTTCGGCTTCATATGGAATTAAAGGGCCCATTCCCTAAGAAGATGCTTCGAAAAGTTAGTTTTACTTGCTTGCATAATTATTAACCTTAACGAATGGAATGTTCGTTCTTTTATGATGGTACATGTACACCTACAAGCTGCATAAAAAAAAAATCCATGCTTCTGTTGAATTGTTGAGTGAAGATACAAATACTTCCATTAATAGCGCACCTACAAGCTGCATATGTATGACCTTCAACAAAAAATTCCATGCTTCTGTTGAATTCTTGAGTAAAGATACAAATACTACTAATTTAGTGCACATTATAAACGCTGCTCTAAATGAATGTTTATAACTTCCCATTGTGCAGGGTGCCTTTACAGTGCAACACTTTGACCAAGATCTTAATTTTCATGCTACTGAGGAGGATCCTGTGACAAAAATGGTGTGTCCGTGGAACCATAACATTTTTACCATGTTCTTTTTGGATTGTTTGAATTCTTTATTTATTACTATACTTATGTTTGCAGGCTGTGAGAAGGTTAATTTTGAACATTAAACCAAAGGACATTGGTTCTTTGATTTCGAACTTTCCTGGCGAGGATCCAAAAATGCTGTCCAGTTTTAAAGATCTCCTTGATAAAATATTTATATTAGATCCTGAAAAGAGGATAACCGTATCACAAGCACTTAGCCATCCTTTTATCACTGGCAAGTGAAATAAGATGCTGATTGCTCTTGACATTGAACTTAGCATCTACCTTGTAAAGTACAATTTGGGTTCCTCTTGTCTAATCATCGACATTTCTGTCTTGTGTCCTGGGAGCTATGAGACCAAGTACATGGATGAAGCACGGAACTATGGAAGAGACGGCTATCTGCAGACCTTGCTGCATGCACTTATCATTTGGATATGTTCTGTTGCTTGTAAGACAACTAGCCAGTTGGCATTCCATTCCCTGTATTATACTCTTTACTATGGATTTAAAAGATATACATGAAAGTCTGCTTCATTTCACTTAACAATTGTGCTGACTTGTGGATCGTTGACAAGCAAGGTTATATGTATAACACTTTCGCTTAACATGTCAGCAAATCTTTGCACGTGCTTGGAACACTTTCTATTTGTGTGCCGGCATGTACTCAGCTGATGTCTAAGATTGCATGCTGGGTATGCTTAGCCTCAAGCATTTACTTATCCGGGGGTGTAATGCATCAGATTTTCGTATTGCTTGAAAAGTTGTTTATTTCACTCTAACACAGGCCTTGTACTATTAATTTGTTTCTACATCTACTTGTGTTTGGATTTATAAGATTCTAATATGTTCTTTCATTCAGGATTCTGCCAGGGCCTCTGCTGTGTGCACATTTTATATGCTTAAGGGCCAACATAAGAAGGTACCCTGGTTAATATCTGGGTAACTTAATGTGTTTGAACCCATACATTGTTTTCTCTGTTGTAGGTTGAGAGAATGATATCTATATTTCATTAATGTTGCATTTTATATTTCATATATGTCGTAGTCATTTGTTCTCTTCATTAATATGTACAAACTTAGTCTATGCTTGATGTTTTGGATGGTGATTGCCAAATTTAGATATCCATAGTTTTTTTGTCCTTTCCTCCCACATTTAGCAGCTTTATGCCCACCCACAACTTGTAGATTAGTAAGTGATGGATGGAAAGTAAATCTATATGAAGTACTCAAATACAAGCACATTTACTGTTGTGTCTACCTTTTGTTTGCGCCGTTAAAGTGGAGTGATTCTTTGTGAATTTGTTTGCTTTAATAAATTAGTAATAACGAAGCATGATCATATTTTTTCTATTTACCCTCATATGGAATATCAATTAAAAATCGGTTTTCCTTTTATGTTATTTGAGGTCCTCGGATGGAGATAGCTGGACCCACTACTCACTTGACAGGGTAAATCCTTTCAACTCTGGATGTCTTCTGTTTTATTCTTAAAGAGTTCTCACCTAATATTTGATAAATGTGTGTTTGTATATCATGGATGATTTTAGTTTTTTCAATTTTGGCGACCTCTATTATTTATGATGTGTGTTTCTAGTATTTAGAGTGTTACAGTTATTTTTTTGTCATCTATTTTAGGTTTGGTCACTAAAATTTGTGTATGGCGCGTCTGCTACCCCCCAAAGAGGGAGTGTGTGTGCATGTTTTTTTGGGTGTGGGTGTTGTAACCCCTAACCCTTCCCTTTGCACTATATTTAGAACCATGGGCATCTCATTTGTATCCAAGCTAACAAATGTGAGTTGAAAAGAGAGTTTTATTTTTCCACACGTTAATAAAGAAACACTGGTGGTATTAGCTTATTTTGTTATCTGGAGGCTGAAAGTTCACCACATAATTTCTATTCAAGTTCTATTCTGCTTTATTCTTCAGGATCCTATTTTCCTTGTTGGTCAGTTTGAACCTATTGCAGTCCATAAGTGGCCATGTGAATGACAGTAGTTTCTCATGTTGGATCCCTGTAAATACTTTCTTGTGTTGGATGTAGTTGTGTTTAAGTTAACTTTTTCATCTGTAGTACTTTCTGGTAAATTTAAAGAACCCGGCATGAAAGTGCCTTAGAAATTGCAGCCCACTGACCCACCCCCATGTACTGGTCACCTTTGTTAATCTTTGGCCCAATAGGCCATTGCACCATTTTTTTTTGCATTATGTGGGACCTAGTTCAATCTGATATGGAACATTGACTGATTTTGTTCAATCCCTAGTGGCCAAGCCCCATGCATTTGGTGCTTGCATTGTTTCCCTTTTTGGATCATTCTGCAACAAGTGATTGTATGCTAAGGTACCGTTCAATTGGCAGCAGAGTTGTCCCAATATAATAGGGCGCCTTTAAGAAACCATAAGAAATGGGCAGAGCTAGTGGAATAACATTTGGGGTTATGCACAACATAATCTCTTCCAGGGTGTTGGTGAATGGAAAATAAATTATGCTGTTTCGCTTGTATGTTGTTTCAGACATCCAGTTATGGTAGACTCTGGCATGTTTCACATGTTTCAAATGTAACTTGTAACATGCTAGTTACTGTCAGTACTTATGACGACCTACCTCTCCTGATAAAGGTTATTGCTTGGCCCTGTTTGTTTGAACTTCTGGGGGCTTTTGGACTACTAGCTTTCGGGATGTCCAAAAGCCAGATGCCCCCAAAAGCTAGAAGCTGAACAGGATGCTTCTAGATTTTGGCTTTTGAGGCCATTTGACTTGGAGATTCCGAAAGCTAATGGTTCAAAAGTGCCCAGAAGCTCAAACAAACACGACCTTAAGAAAGAATCATAATGGTAGGTGGGTTGTGATTATTACCATGTCATTGGATAATTGATTTGTGAATAATTTTAGCTCACCTGCTTTTTTCTGAAAGCCATTGAAAAGTTGACCAATTCCTGCTCTAGCTGTATTTTTGGATGATTTGACTTGTATTTAGTACTCTCATATTGATATTTTGTATTTTTCATCTACAGAAGTTCTGCTCCTTGTAAATTGGGTATGACTTCAATGGTAAAcaaaatagaaaaaaattatTGGTGATGTGTCCTACTTGCATATTTGGTTTGGACTGTTAAAAGACTCATGCTTGTTATGTACTCTCCCCGTTTCAAATTGTAccccctccgttccaaaatgtaggtcgttttggcaaatctagatgcgtagattttgctatgtatGTAGACATAGCGTATATTTAGATGTATATCAaaatctatgtatctagatttgtcaaaacgacctacattttggaacggagggagtaagtTGTTTTGACTTTTTAAGATACGTAGCATtttctatgcatctagatatacgcTATGTTTAGATACATTAGAAAAACTATATATCTAGAATAGATAAACCGACTTCTAATTTGAAATGTAGGGAAACACAGGGAGTAGAATTGAGTAAGGAAAACATTAGTAACAGACTAACAGCCTTGCGCACATACTGTAAAGTAATCTGCCTTGCTGTCACCTGTCAGCCTTGTTTGCTTTCTGCATTTTGTTCCTTCTATCTGTATTACTTTTTAGCATTTCTGGTGGCTTTTCTCCTGTAACTATGGGAAAGGCATTGGTGCGAACTTTTTATCAGAGTTGAATTCGTTATTTTGTTCATGAATGTATGTGCATGCCATTAGTTTAGGACGTATCTGGTTAATAACGTAAGATTGCCAAGGGATATAAAGGCCATGTCTAGCTTGTGAATAAATATGGGGGCACTGGGCCACAACTTAGGCTTCCTGAACAAAATCTTGCGGCAGATATCTATGGTGTGTGGGGTTGTTACTGTAAAGTTTTTCGTGACTAAATAGTGGATAGGAAGCAAACATCTGCACTCGGGGGACAAGAAAGCACACCTGGCGGATTGAAATTCTACCTTTTATAATTCATGAGCTGTCTAGTAATCGAAAAGTGCACAAGCTGACACATGGTGAAATTTACGTGAGTACAACTATGCATCAGTAATTTAGTAGAACTGTTGAGTAATAATAATTAAAGATGAAGAGATGCTTCTATGTTCGGTTCAGCTCAGCAGGTTAAATACTTAGCTGTAATGTgcataatatatattttttaagtCAGTTGGAATTTTGCCTGTGTATTTATAAGATGTTGTAATGCATGTACTCTCAAGCGGTCTGCACGACCGCTGTTGTTATTTTCTTGCTGAACAGGTATTAGCAGCATGGATATATGAAATTACGATAGATGTTTTTTTGTGAACCGAATTACGATAGGTAAAGGACCATGCTTAACCATCG from Panicum hallii strain FIL2 chromosome 3, PHallii_v3.1, whole genome shotgun sequence encodes:
- the LOC112884094 gene encoding serine/threonine-protein kinase prpf4B-like; its protein translation is MAAGGEPSPSPSPLPLSPAKHSRSPDDAQPDASPKRRKRHHHRRHHHHRRHRHADSPVAVAADDEVEEGEILDDAAAAMDVDADSAPPQASLVPERLNNGADTDSNADATKLQASALPTLPSSKDGRKSLNSAPESESGGILSSDAEDTKGYEQSQSLSKSPKSRKEKERRHRDERHSSSSKDYHSKNHSRTSPHPRHHSEAHPRDHSRSREKSDGANGSRASLRDGSDHDSNDRNGKSGRHTTSRQENERERGNIHLVHDRPGDRHGSQERYRDVRIDRDKVDSLEATRRLRERSRSRSRSDLRERARVRDQSRERERQSGSSRHKDHERKRDTSKDRHRESDRVDSVRERERVRDDRDRDREWHRVKGSETRRAREGRDNVTDIERHRDSTRSRYSTSEGYKERARSREKDRDVDHKSRRSEEMKENSFNKEEDEEEYQEKIEQQLAMQEEDDPEKIKEEARRRKEAIMAKYRRQQSQKQHMESKLSSNNEEVRAMDGDETTHLKDDNDSSSTGNYEAENKHDSSEVFAGKADFTVGKSPAHNDTLVSTGALSDERMIGVAGLGEGSPKSERSADMFCDDIFGESPAGIRKSGKDDGLHIERNALHDNWDDADGYYTYRFGELMDGRYEITAAHGKGVFSTVVRAKDLKAGKDDPEEVAIKIIRNNDTMYKAGKQEVSILEKLASADREDKRHCVRFISSFMYRNHLCLVFESLNLNLREVLKKFGRNIGLKLTAVRAYSKQLFIALKHLKNCKVLHCDIKPDNMLVNEAKNVLKLCDFGNAMLAGMNEVTPYLVSRFYRAPEIILGLPYDHPLDMWSVGCCLYELYTGKVLFPGPSNNAMLRLHMELKGPFPKKMLRKGAFTVQHFDQDLNFHATEEDPVTKMAVRRLILNIKPKDIGSLISNFPGEDPKMLSSFKDLLDKIFILDPEKRITVSQALSHPFITGK